Proteins from one Lepidochelys kempii isolate rLepKem1 chromosome 6, rLepKem1.hap2, whole genome shotgun sequence genomic window:
- the TNFRSF12A gene encoding LOW QUALITY PROTEIN: tumor necrosis factor receptor superfamily member 12A (The sequence of the model RefSeq protein was modified relative to this genomic sequence to represent the inferred CDS: deleted 1 base in 1 codon), whose protein sequence is METWGGLAMVLLVFLGGAWGEPAGGASCPGGQSWSPDLDKCMDCTICLRRTKNDFCATCGEPQSQDARLWLAVGGTVGGVAVLGLVGGALLWAHCRKREKFTTPIEETGGHSGEESLID, encoded by the exons ATGGAGACTTGGGGGGGCCTCGCCATGGTGCTGCTCGTGTTTCTGGGGGGCGCCTGGGGCGAGCCGGCCGGAG GTGCCTCCTGCCCGGGGGGCCAGTCCTGGAGCCCCGACCTGGACAAGTGCATGGATTGCACCATCTGCCTCCGGCGCACCAAGAATGATTTCTGTGCCACAT GTGGTGAGCCCCAGTCCCAGGACGCCCGGCTGTGGCTGGCCGTCGGGGGCACTGTGGGGGGAGTCGCTGTGCTTGGCCTGGTGGGGGGGGCCCTGCTATGGGCCCACTGCCGCAAGAGA GAGAAATTCACCA CCCCCATAGAAGAGACTGGAGGCCACTCGGGCGAAGAGTCACTGATAGATTGA
- the LOC140913707 gene encoding complement factor B-like has translation MEHVPFLLLLLLLRHGLCDAVCGDAEGIQGGEVVYPKIRTNGSILEYRCPPNSYAYPVSWRVCQSSGKWSPLRNAFESAQRPSCITYTCTGYITFENGWHQPRQNKYRVGDTITFHCQPGHRLFGAAHRTCLANGEWSGRTAACDPEDSLCPWPGIPLGGHRQGHVFEPGRAVRFTCLQELVLRGSPRRVCQNSGQWSGEEPRCEGRYAYDNVSSVAKHLDMSEEITAHAQTGTNIYFVVHASGSVGAENVKMSGEFIIAVMEQATRVSDKVWFTVVAFASSAQLVSVLTQSPAEVGAAWEQFQNTSSFTQRGTNVGAALGQVLSLIQTAPPRTSARKHIVVLITSGRHNVGLDPARVSERIQAAIPNPDQNLDIFALGVGDAHKEQMERIATKEPGTQRSFYLQNYGDLGALTQLVRGLGEGLSCGVRGVGRSRLIGRVFRGEQAEEKQWPWQVSLKFKDKNQHNRGGGSIVAPSWILTAAHNVWDAEAGRAMAPEQVTVLVGLTTLQKDSLGLPVGQIIVHEGYKGFSDFSFDIALLSLTRPLAFTPKMRPVCLPCSAEMSHILDLPAASWEETCVYQGGILTGHGGEQEEREIRGVITGWGKTASRPQGTSMLQQAEVVIQSRSRCQQALKNITSDMFCAVGEKGQDACQGDSGGPFVVKRNQHWIQVGIVSHGSTQQCDGSALGAYTSVPRLMGWIRRKVPELGFE, from the exons ATGCAGTTTGTGGGGATGCGGAAGGTATCCAAGGGGGTGAGGTTGTGTACCCCAAGATCCGAACCAATGGCAGCATCCTGGAGTATCGCTGCCCCCCGAACAGCTACGCCTACCCTGTGAGCTGGAGGGTCTGTCAGTCTAGCGGGAAGTGGTCACCTCTGAGGAATGCCTTCGAGTCAGCCCAGAGACCCTCCTGCATCA CCTACACCTGCACTGGCTACATCACCTTCGAGAACGGGTGGCATCAGCCTCGGCAGAACAAGTACCGGGTCGGGGACACGATCACCTTCCACTGCCAGCCCGGGCACCGGCTCTTCGGCGCAGCCCACCGCACCTGCCTGGCCAACGGCGAGTGGAGCGGCCGCACGGCCGCGTGCGACCCCGAGG ACTCCCTGTGCCCCTGGCCAGGCATCCCCCTTGGGGGGCATCGCCAGGGCCACGTCTTCGAGCCAGGCCGAGCCGTGAGATTCacctgcctccaggagctggtgctGCGGGGCTCTCCCCGCCGCGTCTGCCAGAACTCGGGCCAGTGGTCGGGGGAGGAGCCACGGTGTGAGG GCCGCTACGCCTACGACAACGTGAGCTCTGTGGCCAAGCACCTGGACATGTCGGAAGAAATCACGGCGCATGCACAAACAG gcaccaACATATACTTTGTCGTGCACGCATCGGGCAGCGTTGGGGCAGAGAATGTGAAAATGAGTGGGGAATTCATCATCGCCGTCATGGAGCAG GCCACCCGGGTCTCTGACAAAGTCTGGTTCACAGTGGTGGCATTCGCCAGCTCTGCCCAGCTGGTATCGGTTCTGACCCAGAGTCCCGCAGAAGTGGGGGCGGCCTGGGAGCAGTTCCAGAACACAA GCAGCTTCACCCAGCGAGGCACCAACGTGGGGGCGGCGCTGGGACAGGTTCTGTCCCTGATCCAGACGGCGCCGCCCAGAACCAGCGCCAGGAAACACATCGTGGTTCTGATCACAAGCG GGAGACACAATGTGGGGCTGGACCCAGCCAGGGTGTCAGAGCGAATCCAGGCGGCCATCCCCAACCCGGACCAGAACCTGG ATATCTTCGCTCTGGGGGTCGGGGATGCCCACAAGGAGCAGATGGAGCGAATCGCCACGAAGGAGCCAGGAACCCAAAGATCCTTCTACCTGCAGAACTACGGAGACCTGGGGGCCCTCACCCAGCTGGTGCGGGGCTTGG GCGAAGGACTCAGCTGTGGGGTGCGGGGCGTGGGGCGGAGCCGGCTCATCGGGCGGGTTTTCCGTGGGGAGCAGGCGGAGGAGAAGCAGTGGCCCTGGCAGGTGTCTCTGAAGTTCAAAGACAAG AATCAACACAATAGGGGAGGGGGCTCGATCGTAGCCCCCTCCTGGATCCTGACCGCGGCCCACAACGTCTGGGACGCCGAGGCCGGGCGAGCCATGGCCCCGGAGCAAGTGACTGTGCTTGTAG GGCTGACCACCCTCCAAAAGGATTCCCTGGGCCTCCCTGTGGGGCAAATCATCGTCCACGAGGGGTACAAAGGGTTCTCGGATTTCAGCTTCGACATCGCGCTGCTCAGCCTCACCCGCCCTCTGGCCTTCACCCCCAAAATGCG GCCTGTCTGTCTCCCCTGCAGCGCGGAGATGAGCCACATCCTGGACCTGCCAGCGGCCAGCTGGGAGGAGACGTGCGTGTACCAAG GCGGGATCCTGACGGGGCACGgcggggagcaggaggagagagaaatccGGGGTGTCATCACCGGCTGGGGGAAGACGGCCAGCCGGCCCCAGGGGACCAGCATGCTGCAGCAGGCCGAGGTGGTGATCCAG AGCCGCTCGCGCTGCCAGCAGGCGCTGAAAAATATCACCTCCGACATGTTTTGTGCCGTAGGAGAGAAGGGTCAAGACGCCTGCCAGG gtgaTTCCGGGGGACCCTTCGTGGTGAAGCGAAACCAGCACTGGATACAG GTTGGCATCGTGAGCCATGGCTCCACCCAGCAGTGCGACGGGAGCGCCCTCGGGGCTTACACCAGCGTCCCGCGGCTCATGGGCTGGATCAGGAGGAAGGTCCCGGAGCTGGGATTCGAGTGA